In the genome of Henningerozyma blattae CBS 6284 chromosome 5, complete genome, one region contains:
- the HTZ1 gene encoding histone H2AZ (similar to Saccharomyces cerevisiae HTZ1 (YOL012C); ancestral locus Anc_6.43) has product MAGKVHGGKGKSGAKDGGPLTIGAQSSSAKAGLQFPVGRIKRFLKKHASGKTRVGSKAAVYLTAVLEYLTAEVLELAGNAAKDLKVKRVTPRHLQLAIRGDEELDSLVRATIASGGVLPHINKALLLKVEKKQRKA; this is encoded by the coding sequence ATGGCTGGTAAAGTACACGGCGGTAAAGGTAAGTCCGGTGCCAAAGATGGTGGTCCATTGACCATAGGTGCTCAATCGTCGTCTGCCAAAGCAGGGCTACAATTCCCCGTGGGCCGTATCAAAAGGTTTCTAAAGAAACATGCCAGTGGTAAGACCCGTGTAGGGTCCAAAGCCGCTGTTTACTTGACAGCCGTATTGGAATATTTGACCGCCGAAGTGTTAGAACTAGCGGGTAATGCAGCCAAGGATTTGAAAGTGAAAAGAGTCACACCACGTCATTTACAATTGGCTATCAGAggtgatgaagaattggaTTCCCTAGTACGTGCCACAATTGCTTCAGGGGGTGTTTTGCCCCATATCAACAAGGCTCTGCTGTTAAAGGTCGAAAAGAAACAACGCAAGGCTTAA
- the TBLA0E03180 gene encoding uncharacterized protein (similar to Saccharomyces cerevisiae LCB5 (YLR260W) and LCB4 (YOR171C); ancestral locus Anc_6.48): protein MPNRAILTDDGILIQSQAPVHYQHESTSLPSSSPASPATSTDSQKRLLHTDSSDHVSSAASPSSSTTSSNSTSSSSSSGLLNSLLGCFTCFDSSEPELSDDLHDLSQLPANSLIPYTRILNAEHVGRTPYEDAENRHRRRHNNKNSNNNNTEGDDDDDDDDNTKVNVDDDDDDDDEDDEDEDDVESKSVSASASRTAPAKRPGAAHIPRQASSTSSSSTSNDRSHNKPHVLHKKPKPSASSSSSSPSPSPSSTSKMKTRVAARRHATIRVTFAKLVKNDLVPKRFDVEIDLTSFPNASSLDVVSLILDRSYVNAKRNRSMLVIINPHGGKGSAKKLYMQKCHPLLAASKQCTIDIAYTKYAAHAIDIARDLNIDKYDTIVCASGDGIPHEVLNGLYQRKDRAKAFDKLCITQLPCGSGNAMSVSCHWTVNPSYSALSILKSIEKKIDLMCVSQKSYIDGPQDSPFSRPRLSFLSQTYGIIAESDINTEFIRWMGPSRFDLGVAMTVLQGKKYPCDIYVKYAARTKDEVRLMYNQHKNYVPTPKKITDKDFLLKYDIHDNIENDPSWDRIDPDLTENVGIFYTGKLPYVAPDVDFFPASQPDDGVFDLVITDARTSLVKITNVLLSLDKGLHVQSPEVLHAKITALKIVPRIPQSLFSVDGEMFELEPMLIEVLPRVCNILLKNGTFADSGFDNI, encoded by the coding sequence ATGCCTAACCGAGCTATCCTTACTGACGATGGGATCCTGATCCAATCACAAGCGCCTGTTCATTACCAGCATGAATCAACAAGTTTACCGTCCAGCTCACCTGCATCACCAGCTACGTCGACTGATTCTCAAAAACGGTTGTTACACACCGATAGCAGCGACCACGTGTCATCTGCGGCTTCACCATCTTCTTCGACAACGTCTTCGAATTCGACGTCTTCGTCGTCGTCGTCAGGGTTATTAAACAGTCTACTGGGTTGCTTTACATGCTTTGACTCGAGTGAGCCAGAGTTGAGCGATGACCTTCATGATTTGAGCCAACTACCTGCTAATAGTCTTATCCCGTACACACGTATTCTGAACGCTGAACACGTGGGCCGTACACCCTATGAAGATGCAGAAAACCGTCACCGTCGCCgccataataataagaatagtaacaataataatactgagggtgatgatgatgatgacgatgacGACAATACCAAGGTTAATGTTGATGAcgatgacgatgatgacGACGAGGACGACGAGGACGAGGACGATGTTGAAAGCAAGAGCGTTTCAGCCAGTGCTAGTCGTACAGCTCCTGCCAAGAGACCGGGCGCCGCACATATACCACGCCAAGCATCAAGCACTTCTTCCAGTAGCACTTCCAACGACCGTTCTCATAACAAACCTCACGTCCTACACAAAAAACCAAAACCTTCTGCCTCCTCTTCCTCATCGTCACCTTCCCCTTCACCTTCATCTACCTCCAAGATGAAAACCCGCGTAGCGGCACGCCGCCACGCCACCATCAGAGTCACGTTTGCCAAGCTTGTCAAGAATGATTTGGTGCCTAAACGGTTTGATGTGGAGATCGATCTCACTTCTTTCCCCAACGCATCCTCCCTCGACGTGGTGTCGTTAATCCTCGATAGATCGTACGTCAACGCCAAACGTAACCGTTCCATGCTAGTAATCATCAACCCTCACGGCGGGAAAGGGTCTGCCAAGAAACTATACATGCAGAAATGCCACCCGTTACTAGCTGCTTCCAAACAATGCACTATAGACATCGCCTACACAAAATACGCAGCACACGCCATCGACATCGCTCGTGACCTAAACATCGATAAATACGACACCATTGTGTGTGCCTCAGGGGACGGGATCCCTCACGAGGTACTCAATGGTCTCTACCAAAGAAAAGACCGTGCCAAGGcctttgataaattatgtATCACACAATTACCTTGCGGTTCCGGGAACGCCATGTCTGTGTCATGCCACTGGACTGTCAATCCTTCATACTCCGCTCTCAGCATATTGAAATCCATCGAGAAGAAGATAGACTTAATGTGTGTCTCCCAGAAATCTTATATCGATGGTCCTCAAGATTCACCTTTCTCACGTCCACGGCTTTCCTTCCTATCCCAGACATACGGGATTATTGCCGAATCAGATATCAACACGGAATTTATCCGTTGGATGGGTCCGTCTCGTTTTGATCTAGGAGTCGCTATGACTGTTCTACAGGGCAAAAAATACCCATGTGATATATATGTGAAATATGCTGCTAGAACTAAAGATGAAGTAAGGTTAATGTATAACCAACATAAGAATTATGTTCCAACACCCAAGAAGATTACTGATAAAGATTTCCTTTTGAAATATGATATCCATGATAATATTGAGAATGATCCAAGCTGGGATAGAATAGACCCTGATTTGACTGAAAATGTGGGGATATTTTATACTGGGAAGTTGCCCTACGTGGCACCTGATGTAGATTTCTTTCCAGCTTCACAGCCGGATGACGGTGTGTTTGATCTTGTTATTACAGATGCAAGAACCTCCTTGGTGAAAATTACCAATGTCTTGTTATCGCTGGATAAAGGGTTGCATGTTCAATCTCCCGAAGTTCTTCATGCCAAGATTACTGCATTGAAGATTGTACCAAGAATCCCTCAAAGTTTATTTTCTGTCGATGGGGAAATGTTTGAATTAGAACCTATGTTGATAGAAGTATTGCCAAGAGTTTGTAAcattcttttgaaaaacgGTACGTTTGCAGATAGTGGCtttgataatatataa
- the YPT6 gene encoding Rab family GTPase YPT6 (similar to Saccharomyces cerevisiae YPT6 (YLR262C); ancestral locus Anc_6.49) — protein sequence MSNKTLTKYKIVFLGEQGVGKTSLITRFMYDTFDEHYQATIGIDFLSKTMYLDDKTIRLQLWDTAGQERFRSLIPSYIRDSRVAIVVYDITKKKSFEYIDKWIQDVKNERGDDGVILCIVGNKSDLSDQRQVSNEEGENKAKLLGADIFMETSTKAGYNVKNLFKKIAKSLPEFENTEGNPLENEERAGVIDIGENEEPKQEAGCQC from the coding sequence ATGAGTAACAAGACATTAACTAAGTATAAGATAGTATTTCTTGGGGAACAAGGTGTTGGTAAAACATCTCTAATCACACGATTTATGTATGATACATTTGATGAACATTATCAAGCTACTATTGGGATTGATTTTCTTTCGAAAACCATGTATTTGGATGATAAAACAATTCGATTACAATTATGGGATACTGCTGGTCAGGAAAGATTCCGTTCTTTGATTCCTTCATATATCCGTGATTCTCGAGTGGCAATTGTTGTCTATGAtattactaaaaaaaaatcatttgaatatattgataaatgGATTCAAGACGTCAAGAATGAAAGAGGAGATGATGGAGTGATTCTTTGTATTGTGGGGAACAAGAGCGATTTATCGGATCAAAGACAAGTATCTAATGAAGAGGGAGAAAATAAAGCCAAATTATTGGGAGCAGATATATTTATGGAAACTTCTACTAAAGCGGGCTATAATGTcaagaatttatttaaaaagattGCCAAGTCTTTACCAGAGTTTGAAAATACAGAAGGTAATCCCTTAGAGAATGAAGAAAGAGCGGGTGTCATTGATATTGGAGAGAATGAAGAGCCCAAACAAGAAGCTGGATGCCAATGTTAG
- the NEJ1 gene encoding Nej1p (similar to Saccharomyces cerevisiae NEJ1 (YLR265C); ancestral locus Anc_6.55) produces the protein MSFQIPVTEILLQEPELYYSTPGGKLLSGPHYIGDKLYHVVIDDREYPKEFVNISIIDNKLHRLRLTEKNIKFQLNHQGYDNDSIAKVYDKIFELLYKHEFQVIKTYGSFAFEFEISGKIKLSINDPVEMDEEGDQMEGLFNVIDCDANRIAALQHLNNQLIDIIKSKDLVIETLQNMVEDVDSKMIERWIPKNTKNHEHLTPFDYQKWIQNQKKFTKDSQETKSLLESSNKVFNSLSSSDDENKNDEDEESDVDFGKVWTKEDYAKYERKRKRKGEEEDTRSFDEKLTDMAEQAASRKKRSFGRIQPGK, from the coding sequence atgtCATTTCAAATTCCTGTAACTGAAATCCTATTACAGGAACCTGAACTATATTATTCTACTCCTGGGGGTAAATTATTAAGTGGCCCTCATTACATTGGtgataaattatatcatGTAGTTATTGATGATAGAGAATATCCAAAAGAATTTGTCAATATAAgtataattgataataaattgcATAGATTACGTCttacagaaaaaaatattaaatttcaattgaatcatCAAGGATATGACAATGATTCCATTGCAAAAGTGTAcgataaaatatttgaactGCTATATAAGCATGAATTTCAGGTGATCAAAACGTATGGTTCTTTtgcatttgaatttgaaatctcTGGTAAAATTAAGCTGAGTATAAATGATCCTGTTGAAATGGATGAAGAAGGAGATCAAATGGAAGGATTATTTAATGTGATCGATTGTGATGCAAACCGTATTGCCGCTTTACaacatttaaataatcaattgatagatattattaaatccaAAGATCTAGTTATTGAGACGTTACAGAATATGGTGGAAGATGTAGATTCCAAGATGATTGAAAGATGGATTCCAAAAAATACCAAAAATCATGAACATCTTACCCCTTTTGATTATCAAAAATGGATtcaaaaccaaaaaaagtTCACTAAGGATTCACAAGAAACCAAAAGCTTATTAGAATCATCTAATAAGGTTTTTAATAGTCTTTCATCAAGTGAcgatgaaaataaaaatgatgagGATGAAGAAAGTGATGTTGATTTTGGCAAGGTCTGGACTAAAGAAGATTATGCAAAATATGAAAGGAAACGTAAAAGAAAAGgggaagaagaagatacAAGATCATTTGATGAGAAATTAACTGACATGGCTGAACAAGCTGCTTCTCGTAAGAAACGATCCTTTGGTAGAATCCAGCCTGGCAAATGA
- the TBLA0E03210 gene encoding uncharacterized protein, with amino-acid sequence MEFSTLWKPCLINNQLWYVNVYESGENEMFYMFFIDDKNEIVRMYILHYFDIMQNLGAVYVDNSNKSVGEQLLDTIRANSVDAFNSVNERVMNFNFKVTENTDIIIDMESDDESNRLLNREVVFYVLSSYSDQCSNLNNMINNISKVIHCKDKLQDEPQDQIKIEYPEMVNQPRIYHNNTSFLPFNKKEWIKSQSKSSNQSNLEDPTNLMNKLKNYDYTRPYDNKQINNDNLPRRTTNVSLKRNLDDAFESSRKKREY; translated from the coding sequence ATGGAATTCAGTACACTTTGGAAACCatgtttaataaataatcagCTTTGGTATGTTAATGTTTACGAATCTGGGGAAAATGAAATGTTCTATatgttttttattgatgacaaaaatgaaattgtGAGAATGTATATTTTacattattttgatattatgCAAAATTTAGGGGCTGTATATGTTGacaattctaataaaagtGTTGGAGAGCAATTATTAGATACTATAAGAGCAAATAGTGTAGATGCATTTAATAGTGTGAATGAAAGAGTGatgaatttcaattttaaagtGACTGAAAATactgatattattattgatatggAATCTGATGATGAGAGTAATAGATTATTAAATAGAGAAGTGGTCTTTTATGTTTTAAGTAGTTATTCTGATCAATGttctaatttaaataatatgattaataatatttctaaagtTATTCATTGCaaagataaattacaaGATGAACCTCAAGatcaaattaaaattgaatatcCAGAAATGGTTAATCAACCAAGGATTTACCATAATAATACTAGCTTTTTACCgttcaataaaaaagaatggATTAAATCTCAATCTAAATCTTCAAATCAATCTAATCTTGAAGATCCTACTAATCTAATGAACAAACttaaaaattatgattATACAAGACCTTACgataataaacaaattaataatgataatttacCACGTCGAACAACTAATGTGTCATTAAAACGCAATCTTGATGATGCTTTTGAAAGTTCTCGAAAGAAAAGAGAATATTAG
- the TBLA0E03220 gene encoding alkene reductase, with protein MPFNTEFKPVALKDTDLFKPLKVGNTTVLNRVVLPPLTRMRAHYPGNVPNRDWTLEYYDQRSKRPGTMLITEGVFPSAQAGGYDNAPGIWTKEQMVEWKKIFDKIHKNGSFVWPQLWVLGREADPLSLARDGLRYDSASDNVWRTKETEEEAKKAGIEQHGITKDEIKQYIKDYVQGAKNSIKCGADGIEIHAANGYLLNQFLDPVSNKRTDEYGGSIENRARFTLEVVDALVDAIGEDKVGIRLAPYNTNGGMSGSWDPCVFAHYAYVLGELEKRAQAGKRLAFVHIFEPRVSNPWDNEGDGAYNGGTTEYVYSIWKGVVIRTGNLAIHPEVAKEFLKYPNTLLGYGRYFISNPDLVDRLEKGLPLNLYDRPRFYAMTDKGYIDYPTYDEAIKMGWGKE; from the coding sequence atgcCCTTCAATACTGAATTCAAGCCTGTTGCTTTAAAAGATACTGATTTATTCAAACCTCTTAAAGTCGGGAATACTACCGTTTTAAATCGTGTTGTCTTACCCCCTCTAACTAGAATGAGAGCTCATTATCCTGGTAATGTGCCAAATAGAGATTGGACTTTAGAGTATTACGATCAACGTTCTAAAAGACCAGGTACCATGTTAATCACTGAAGGTGTTTTTCCATCTGCCCAAGCTGGTGGTTATGATAATGCTCCTGGTATTTGGACTAAAGAACAAATGGTGGAATGGAAGAAAATCTTTGACAAGATTCATAAAAACGGGTCCTTTGTTTGGCCACAATTATGGGTTTTAGGTAGAGAAGCTGATCCTCTTTCTTTAGCCAGAGATGGTTTAAGATATGATTCTGCTTCCGATAATGTTTGGAGAACCAAAGaaactgaagaagaagctAAAAAAGCTGGCATTGAACAACATGGTATCACTAAGGATGAAATTAAGCAATATATCAAAGATTATGTTCAAGGTGCTAAGAATTCCATCAAATGTGGTGCAGATGGTATTGAAATTCATGCTGCTAATGGTTATTTGTTAAACCAATTCCTCGACCCAGTTTCCAACAAGAGAACTGATGAATATGGTGGGTCTATTGAAAATAGAGCTCGTTTCACTTTAGAAGTCGTTGACGCTCTAGTTGATGCTATTGGTGAAGATAAAGTTGGTATCAGATTGGCTCCATATAACACCAATGGTGGTATGTCTGGTAGTTGGGATCCATGTGTGTTTGCTCATTATGCTTACGTTTTAGGTGAATTGGAAAAGAGAGCACAAGCGGGTAAACGTTTGGCATTCGTCCATATCTTTGAACCTCGTGTTTCTAATCCATGGGATAATGAAGGTGATGGTGCTTATAATGGTGGTACCACTGAGTACGTTTACTCAATCTGGAAAGGTGTAGTAATCAGAACTGGTAATTTGGCAATCCATCCTGAAGTTGCCAAAGAATTCTTGAAGTATCCAAACACCTTATTAGGTTATGgtagatattttatttccaaCCCAGATTTAGTTGATCGTTTGGAAAAAGGGTTACCATTAAATCTATATGACAGACCAAGATTTTATGCTATGACTGATAAGGGTTACATTGATTATCCCACCTATGATGAAGCTATTAAAATGGGGTGGGGCAAAGAGTAA
- the SEY1 gene encoding dynamin-like GTPase SEY1 (similar to Saccharomyces cerevisiae SEY1 (YOR165W); ancestral locus Anc_6.56): MPDAVQLIGEEKDFSSNVIDYFKDILNSKPDRNDVDINMNYHIVSVFGSQSSGKSTLLNILFNTNFDTMDANVKRQQTTKGIWLAHTNELNTSSDSLTKTNDIFVLDVEGSDGAERGEDQDFERKAALFALAVSEVLIVNLWENQIGLYQGNNLALLKTVFEVNLSLFGKSFDPLKNNKVLLLFVIRDHVGVTPLSSLSESLTTELENIWATLNKPSNCKDLSLYDFFDLKYVGLAHKILQNEKFIDDIKSLGDSFAFNISNMDPMKTRGIDRTTDENKIIEPIFKSNYHRQNLPMESWSIYAENCWNLIENNKDLDLPTQQILVAKFKTQEFVNEALQLLLDEFDKVITDDILINKSMLIEKLLLLKNKTLNYYIDHASHYTNSIFLEKKTVLINEIDKIFKPKIDFYLNHLIGILINQLKTSMKNYNSANNNNSPFVEKLNANIKDTNLAFEKDVKEFQKDQLIDEKTFDELLINFSKLIKDNEKSLREAHLNSIINRINKTLSIKFKDSSINLLSHPEIDVWDKVLNMFNITLTRILVNYKVETTREFNEKDGFEYNNEKYSEAVEDEYDFHLGFNKEKNSNIYKQIRGNAWKTLDNIIHDYLKEDSILSILKDKFETKFRYDENDTPKFWKNEIEIDQAYKVARDYSIGLLDILSIAKTKDNVEIIPDVQLPKDDDEDAEDDDIYQDEFGIYHSQKFSHILNELQKENILKKFRKQINLSVLDCKRSTVRSTTHVPIWMYALLVVLGWNEFMMILRNPLYVTLSLLLLVAFYFINKFDLWGPVLNVSQSIIGETRSTIKEKLRDFVLDDGELSKMPSSPEPHSNTASFQSQQEKQHYTSSGTSRKASNPVRLDSPTLQSQASQTLSAPTTSFSPIQSTAPAKEDYINEKVEIQHVPPYSAITE, translated from the coding sequence ATGCCAGATGCTGTGCAATTAATTGgtgaagaaaaagatttcTCTTCCAATGTTATAGATTATttcaaagatattttaaattcaaaaccAGATCGAAATGATgttgatattaatatgaaCTACCATATTGTTTCGGTCTTTGGTTCCCAATCAAGTGGTAAATCAACCttgttgaatattttattcaatactAATTTTGACACAATGGATGCTAATGTTAAGAGACAACAGACGACAAAGGGTATCTGGCTGGCCCATACAAACGAACTTAATACCTCATCTGATTCATTAACCAAGACAAACGATATCTTTGTCCTTGATGTAGAAGGTTCAGATGGTGCGGAAAGGGGTGAAGATCaagattttgaaagaaaagCTGCCTTATTTGCATTAGCAGTATCTGAAGTCTTAATTGTCAACTTATGGGAAAATCAAATTGGGTTGTACCAGGGGAATAATTTGGCATTATTGAAGACTGTCTTTGAAGTTAATTTATCCCTCTTTGGCAAATCTTTTGATCCATTgaagaataataaagtgTTGTTACTATTTGTTATTAGAGATCATGTAGGTGTCACACCTTTATCAAGCTTAAGTGAATCATTGACTACCGAGCTGGAGAATATTTGGGCTACTTTAAATAAACCTTCAAATTGCAAAGATCTATCTCtttatgatttttttgatttgaaatatGTAGGTTTAGCTcataaaattttacaaaatgaaaaatttattgatgatattaaatcttTGGGGGATTCATTTGCTTTTAACATTAGTAACATGGATCCAATGAAAACCCGTGGTATTGATCGTACAAcagatgaaaataaaattatagaaccaatctttaaatcaaattatcaTCGTCAGAATTTGCCGATGGAAAGTTGGTCAATTTATGCTGAAAATTGTTGGAATTTGATAGAAAACAATAAAGATTTAGATTTGCCAACTCAACAAATATTAGTCGCTAAGTTTAAGACTCAAGAATTCGTTAATGAAGCTTTGcagttattattagatgaatttgataaagTTATTACCGAcgatattttaattaacaAATCTAtgttaattgaaaaattattactattaaaaaataaaactttgaattattatattgatCATGCTTCTCATTAcacaaattcaattttcttAGAGAAAAAGACtgttttaattaatgaaattgataagATTTTCAAAccaaaaattgatttttatttgaaccATTTAATTGgcattttaattaatcaattgaaaactTCGATGAAAAACTATAATAgtgctaataataataactccCCATTTGTGGAAAAATTGAATGCTAATATTAAAGACACAAATTTggcatttgaaaaagatgttaaagaatttcaaaaagatcaattgattgatgaaaaaacttttgatgaacttctaataaattttagCAAACTCATAAAAGATAACGAAAAAAGTTTAAGAGAAGCACATTTGAATTCAATcattaatagaattaataaaactctctcaattaaatttaaagattcatctattaatttattatctcATCCTGAAATTGATGTTTGGGATAAAGTGTTAAATATGTTCAACATTACTTTAACTAGAATCTTAGTAAATTATAAAGTTGAAACTACAAGagaatttaatgaaaaggatggatttgaatataataatgaaaaatattcagaAGCAGTAGAAGATGAATATGATTTCCATTTGGGTTTcaataaagaaaagaacTCCAACATTTATAAACAAATTAGAGGTAATGCTTGGAAAACTTTGGATAACATTATTCATGATTATCTAAAGGAAGATTCAATACTATCTATtctaaaagataaatttgaaacCAAATTTAGatatgatgaaaatgatactCCCAAATTCtggaaaaatgaaattgaaattgatcaGGCTTATAAGGTCGCTCGTGATTATTCAATTGGtttattagatattttatcaattgcTAAAACAAAGGATAATGTTGAAATCATTCCTGATGTTCAATTACctaaagatgatgatgaagacgCTGAAGATGATGACATTTATCAAGATGAATTCGGTATCTATCATTCTCAGAAGTTCTCTcatatattaaatgaattacaaaaagaaaatatattgaaaaaatttagaaagcAAATAAATCTTTCTGTATTGGACTGTAAACGTTCTACTGTAAGATCCACCACTCACGTACCAATTTGGATGTATGCTCTATTAGTCGTTTTAGGATGGAATGAATTCATGATGATTTTAAGAAATCCTTTATATGTCACATTGTCACTTTTACTATTGGTCGCCTTctatttcattaataaatttgatttgtGGGGACCAGTATTGAATGTGTCACAATCTATCATTGGTGAAACTAGATCTACTATTAAAGAGAAATTAAGGGATTTCGTTTTGGATGATGGTGAACTGTCCAAAATGCCATCTTCTCCTGAACCACACTCTAATACGGCAAGCTTTCAATCACAACAAGAAAAGCAACATTACACTTCAAGTGGAACTTCTAGAAAAGCATCTAATCCTGTTAGATTGGATTCGCCAACCCTTCAATCGCAAGCCTCTCAAACTTTATCTGCGCCAACTACATCTTTTTCTCCCATTCAATCAACAGCTCCCGCAAAAGAGGActatattaatgaaaaggTAGAAATCCAGCATGTCCCTCCCTATAGTGCCATAACTGAATAA
- the GET4 gene encoding protein GET4 (similar to Saccharomyces cerevisiae YOR164C; ancestral locus Anc_6.57), protein MSKTAKTLHRFEEKIQNEEFYEAHQMLRTIANRYVHSKKYSDAIELIFKGSLSLFKANQSGSGVDLTLYLLEVYKLAEIKVDDESVGRLIQILQVLPLTDPDLKDVATGMNNWSCNNGDSKFGDARLHDALGRALWNGNYVYEAERYWTLGTRDSRDRYVKNLWDWYLQSQEDSSSSDKEDVSLYLGRLVFNYLFVSNISYAIDSTKVFLNNYIDYKKIDNVKHIDKTDFQLILFDSNDSSLNFLQLLILACQTKEASYFNSLKNQYPAQSNQFKNELEFLGQEYFGIVAPKQSNFLQDMMSGLLGGGK, encoded by the coding sequence ATGAGTAAAACCGCCAAGACTTTGCATAGATTTGAAGAGAAGATTCAAAATGAGGAATTCTATGAAGCACATCAAATGCTTCGAACCATTGCTAATAGATATGTTCATTCTAAGAAGTACTCTGATGCTATTGAATTAATCTTCAAAGGCTCATTGTCTTTGTTTAAGGCTAATCAGAGTGGTTCTGGTGTAGATTTAACtctatatttattagaagTATATAAACTAGCTGAGATCAAAGTTGACGATGAATCTGTAGGCCGcttaattcaaattctgcAGGTATTGCCTTTGACTGATCCAGACTTAAAAGATGTTGCTACTGGTATGAACAACTGGAGTTGCAATAATGGCGATTCTAAATTTGGTGATGCAAGATTACATGATGCTTTAGGTCGTGCTCTTTGGAATGGTAACTACGTCTATGAAGCTGAACGTTACTGGACCTTAGGAACTCGTGATTCTAGAGATCGTTATGTAAAAAACTTGTGGGATTGGTATTTACAATCCCAAGAAGATTCTTCTAGTAGCGATAAAGAAGATGTCTCCCTTTATTTGGGGAGATTGGTCTTCAATTATCTGTTCGTTTCGAATATTAGCTATGCCATCGATTCTACAAAAGTctttttaaacaattatattgatTATAAAAAGATTGATAATGTCAAACATATTGATAAAACTGATTTCCAATTGATTTTGTTCGATTCAAATgattcttctttaaatttcttacaattattgatattagcTTGTCAGACAAAAGAAGCTTCATATTTTAACtctttgaaaaatcaatatcCAGCTCAATCAaatcaatttaaaaatgaattggAGTTTTTGGGTCaagaatattttggaaTAGTAGCACCCAAGCAAAGTAATTTCTTACAAGATATGATGTCTGGCTTATTAGGTGGTGGAAAATAA
- the DDP1 gene encoding polyphosphatase DDP1 (similar to Saccharomyces cerevisiae DDP1 (YOR163W); ancestral locus Anc_6.58), with amino-acid sequence MSDQFKRSVTSRTGRKNQVYTQEGARIVSGCVCLTKDHKQVLLISSSKHKDRWIIPKGGVENDEKNDFSLTAKRETWEEAGCTGEIIKKLDIIEDMRPSNEWANITKEEFSNTQGTILTKIPKTEYHFYELEINELINEYPESKQRNRRLVNFHEAHKELKNANRPELLRALEISSIDKTL; translated from the coding sequence ATGTCTGatcaatttaaaagatCAGTAACGTCACGTACTGGCAGAAAAAATCAAGTATATACACAAGAAGGAGCAAGAATTGTTTCCGGATGCGTATGCTTAACTAAAGATCATAAGcaagttttattaatatcttctTCTAAACATAAAGATCGTTGGATAATACCTAAAGGTGGTGTcgaaaatgatgaaaaaaatgattttagCTTGACTGCAAAGAGAGAAACTTGGGAAGAAGCAGGTTGCACGggtgaaattattaagaaGTTGGATATAATTGAAGATATGAGGCCCTCAAATGAGTGGGCTAATATCACAAAGGaagaattttcaaatacaCAGGGAACTATCCTGACGAAGATACCAAAGACtgaatatcatttttatgaATTAGAGATTAATGAACTTATCAACGAGTATCCTGAAAGTAAGCAAAGAAACCGTAGATTAGTCAATTTCCATGAGGCACATAaggaattgaaaaatgcTAATAGGCCTGAATTGCTTAGAGCTTTAGAAATATCATCTATTGATAAGACTTTATAA